The nucleotide window GTTTTGCTTTCGCTAAATCATCGTGAAGATTCTGACGATTCGACTGATTCCTGGCCAGTTACTTTATCAAACGACGAGTTCCTCCTGCTCATCATGAAACGCTACAAGAGAAATGAAGCTGCTTGAAGCAAAATATAGCAAAACACGCCATGTGGTTAAGACGTTTTTCTTGGCCATAGTGTTGTTGTTGGGGGTGTTGTCGTAGCGTACTGAAACAAGCTGTATTCTCAGGGGATTAGTTTACAGCAAGAAAATGGCACCCACATGTTGCGAAATCTAATAACAGATAACAGCTTTGATCATAGTTACTAAACCATTAACTATGCTTTGATCAAGAGAAATGATTTTCAGACTTCTCGATGCAGAAACATAAAAAGCACCCAATTTTCAGGACTTtctaaattaaaatgaaaatcaatgaaGAAGGCAAATGTGACCTCAGAACGTCGCAGACAAACCATGAAACTACAATTATACTGGTAAAccaaaagtttaaattttccaAACGCTCGGTTTCAATTTCCAAGTAAACACTGCCTGTGCCAATCCAGGTTGACTGTGATTAGTGCATGCCTTTGGATCTTAGATTTCTTGGTGAAAATTTTCTAAAGTGATCACAAGGTGTGACTTCCGGTTATCTCTGGCTCGTGACAGAGATGTTTGGTTTGAGAACAATTTACGTCACGAAGTCATTGCAAAAACTAGCcagcaaaacaaaatgacaaagtTTCAAGCTTTTCATCTACTTGACTGAACAAACTTAGTCTCCATTCATTAATACCGACAAAATATTAATCACTAAACCGTTAATAAATCGTggcttaattaattaattaatagcTGTCAGCGCTACAGTTCTATGCCCGTCTCTAATGaggcatttttattttccatATCACTTGTTTATCACTTTGCGACTTTCTTCTTATATGAGTGAAAGAAACATATATTGAAAAAATATGAATTGAAATTTCTTGTTGTCACAACTGTTGAATTTCAACCGGTTTAATTTgactttttagcttttttttttttgtccctcAATTTAGACCAGACGAGACGCCAagtgatggctggcaaaactaAGGAATAAGGCATTTTGGTTTTAGTTCTATAACgctttatcagcatattttggagcacgaaactcagaaatatgcaacatcagatcttttcacataagcttttattgaaagaaaaaaacttaaacgttttgttgcggccgttttatagtgtcctcctcttttttttttttttttttcgctattcTAAACTTTATTATCATGCGAACCAAAAACGTGtatggaataaacaataaaagcaatggcgtagacGTAGTCGCCGTTATCACACAGCGACCATATTGTCCTGGGAGAcgaaaaagctttgttttaccacgcctCACCCCCATGATTTCCACTGCGAGGCTtggcgtggtaaaacaaagctatTCTGGTCTCCCGGAACAATATGGCCGCCACGTGACAAGGGCGAAGTGCGTACGTATATAATGACTTGCGTTACTTCTCTTTATAACGTTCTTCACAGTCTTTCTAAGTCTAAAAAATGGCACAATTCGCATGCGCGGTGGCCATGTTGTGTGCAATTGTTCGCCATGAGGTCGGGTACACAGATTATTTAAACAGGGCCTTACCATTTCCAGACACaaaaaaaggcgcaaaaaaaTTTGTGCTTTGCACATACTTTTTGGCACATACGTTTTGGTCTTTGATTTCTTACTGAAATGTTGTTTTCAAAGCGATCAGTCGCTGTATCCATTTAAGAAGCTGACGCGACGTTTATCCAGTCACCTTGTTCATCTCGATGATTTGACTCCGGCTAGCTGTATTTGCTGAGCTGCACCAAACCCTTGTGGCTTTtctaaactctttcattcttAAGGTATAAACTAACGGATTTACAAAGGAGTTGGCGTACAAGAAGACGTTGAATAGCTCCCGGATATTAAACTCGGCCTTGGCAGAAAAACCTCTCAATCTTGTGCTTATATTAAGGACAACATAAAAAAACCCGGGAAGAATAGCAAGTGAGCTGAGAACAATGACAACCAATAACGTGACTGTAAGTTTCCTCTCGGATGACACTGCACCAGATGAGTATGAAGgagcttttctttttacattaaGAGCAATTATCACATAAGAGACAATGACAGTGAAAAGCACAGCTATTATGAGCGAAGCCAAAACGTATTGACTGGCTTGTGGTGCAATGAGGAAGAACGCCGCGAAGGCGGATGCTGAGATGACAGCTAAGAACCAAATGCAGGCAACGGCCTTGAAGTAAACCCAGTCCAAGATTAAACAGTGTCTGAACGGAAATAGGGTCGCATGAAGCCGTTCCAACGATAGCATTGCAAGGTTAAGCAGAGAACAAGCCATAAACACGATAtccaaaaacatgacaataCATTTTCCCCAGCCGAATCCACTACCACGTTCAAATGTCAGGGTGTGGTAAATATGCACGGGTCCCGTCACTGTTCCCACAAAAAAGTCAGCAATGGTCAGGTTTATGATAAGGTATGTGGTACGTTTGCGCAAGTGACGATTTCTTGCGAAAGTAAGAATAGTAAAACCGTTTATGATAGATATAACAGCCAGTTCAACGACAAAGACTGTGAGCCAATTGGACCTGAACAGTTGGGAAGAAGAACTGGATCCTGTTTGATTAGGCATTGTCGAGTTTCAACGCCTCTTCAAGGTGCTTAAGTGATGGTTCCTCTTGTCTGTCCTATCATGAGTAAGTTTGAAATTTTCAGTAACTTCATTGTcttaaaagcgtttttaaaaGATTGGGCTGCGTGCAGAGCGGACTAAGGTCGCTCTAAGATGACAAGAggaatagaggttttgcacggcagccatgttggatggcaggaacaatagattctttttcccatgggaacaaatgttctttctaatgcaaataattttcattatcctgccatccaatatggctgccgtgcaaaacctctattgagGTTTAAAAAGTTCGGACCCATTGAATTTAGCAGCGTTGTTGCGCTCCACGTATGCAGAAACCTTGTGTAATTTACTTTTGCGATGATAGGGTAAGGTTAGGGATAGGGTAGGACCTAATAGAGGTCGTGGTAATAGCACGCAGCTAATGTGGAGACCTTATAGGCGCTGCttataaataaatgttttaccTCAGCTGGAAACTAAGTGAAACTCAAGGGGACGTTTGAGAAAGATgcacaaataaaaagaaaacatgacatgTTCTTATGACCTATGAATTCCACATATATAGTGACT belongs to Acropora muricata isolate sample 2 chromosome 9, ASM3666990v1, whole genome shotgun sequence and includes:
- the LOC136929772 gene encoding galanin receptor type 1-like; the encoded protein is MPNQTGSSSSSQLFRSNWLTVFVVELAVISIINGFTILTFARNRHLRKRTTYLIINLTIADFFVGTVTGPVHIYHTLTFERGSGFGWGKCIVMFLDIVFMACSLLNLAMLSLERLHATLFPFRHCLILDWVYFKAVACIWFLAVISASAFAAFFLIAPQASQYVLASLIIAVLFTVIVSYVIIALNVKRKAPSYSSGAVSSERKLTVTLLVVIVLSSLAILPGFFYVVLNISTRLRGFSAKAEFNIRELFNVFLYANSFVNPLVYTLRMKEFRKATRVWCSSANTASRSQIIEMNKVTG